From the genome of Nasonia vitripennis strain AsymCx chromosome 1, Nvit_psr_1.1, whole genome shotgun sequence, one region includes:
- the LOC100123981 gene encoding synaptic vesicle glycoprotein 2B produces MGLDFLADGGADFEHAITVTGFGKFHYMLLAISGLIYMDTAIGVTILSFVLPAAQCDLEMDSTSKGWLTAAPMLGMVIGSYIWGCLADTKGRKIVLIATLLMDGIVGILSSFVQYFWVFLVFRFFNGFAVTGAMGIVFPYLGEFQPTKQREKILCWMEMFWTVGVIVLPLIAWLIVPLDLSYQTSGFDFKSWNLFVALCALPSLMLGLWLFAFPESPKFLLECGETEAALEVFKYIYAQNTGNDPDSYPIKSLQEKPNSKDKSTRALKLHKRKDLKVLVAEVWDLTKALCKPPYLKNTLLACGIQFGLTSSYYTLMVWFPELFTRFEDFEEMHPGESTSVCIVSALDESNNSTIQDPYGCETTIASSVYLHTVYIGLACVPGSIVLPLFVHKLGAKFFLILSLMVSGGVTVGFYYVTNANQNLVLSCIFEALTSLGISLVYCVIVDMFPTNLRVMAAALSLTMGRLGALVGNLVFGYLIDLACVVPVALFAAFLFACGFLSIFLPKTGKDTLD; encoded by the exons ATGG GGCTCGACTTTCTGGCAGACGGAGGTGCCGACTTCGAGCATGCCATCACCGTGACAG GTTTTGGAAAGTTCCACTACATGCTGCTGGCGATCAGCGGCCTCATCTACATGGACACCGCCATAGGCGTGACGATACTCTCGTTCGTTCTGCCGGCTGCCCAATGCGACCTAGAGATGGACTCAACGTCTAAAGGCTGGTTGACAGCAGCGCCGATGTTGGGTATGGTCATCGGTTCGTACATATGGGGATGCCTCGCCGACACCAAAGGTCGGAAGATCGTCCTCATAGCCACCCTACTTATGGACGGTATCGTCGGTATACTATCGTCCTTCGTTCAGTATTTCTGGGTTTTCCTGGTCTTCCGTTTCTTCAACGGTTTCGC GGTGACCGGTGCCATGGGAATCGTCTTCCCTTACCTGGGCGAGTTCCAGCCGACCAAGCAACGCGAGAAGATTCTCTGCTGGATGGAGATGTTCTGGACCGTCGGAGTTATCGTACTGCCAC TAATCGCCTGGCTGATAGTGCCACTGGACCTGTCGTACCAGACGTCGGGCTTCGACTTCAAGTCGTGGAATCTCTTCGTGGCCCTGTGCGCCCTGCCTTCGCTGATGCTCGGACTCTGGCTGTTCGCCTTCCCCGAGAGTCCCAAGTTCCTCCTGGAGTGCGGCGAGACCGAAGCCGCCCTCGAGGTATTCAAGTACATCTACGCCCAGAACACCGGCAACGATCCTGACTCCTATCCG ATAAAATCTCTGCAGGAGAAGCCTAACTCGAAGGACAAGAGCACGCGAGCTCTGAAACTACACAAGCGTAAGGACCTGAAGGTCCTGGTAGCGGAAGTTTGGGATCTGACAAAGGCGCTGTGCAAGCCGCCCTACTTAAAGAACACTCTGCTGGCCTGCGGTATCCAGTTTGGACTGACCAGCAGCTATTACACCCTCATGGTCTGGTTCCCCGAGTTATTCACCAGATTCGAGGACTTCGAGGAGATGCACCCGGGCGAGTCGACCTCGGTCTGCATCGTCTCGGCTCTCGACGAGTCCAACAACTCCACCATCCAAGACCCCTACGGCTGCGAGACCACCATCGCCTCTTCCGTTTATCTTCACACGGTCTACATTGGTCTTGCCTGCGTACCGGGCTCCATCGTTCTGCCTCTCTTCGTTCACAAGCTCGGCGCCAAATTCTTCCTCA TCCTGTCACTGATGGTCTCCGGCGGTGTAACGGTTGGCTTCTACTACGTGACCAACGCCAACCAGAACCTCGTCCTCTCGTGCATTTTCGAGGCCCTGACCTCCCTCGGAATCTCCTTGGTCTACTGCGTCATCGTCGACATGTTCCCGACCAACCTCAG GGTAATGGCAGCTGCGCTCTCGCTGACAATGGGCCGTTTGGGTGCACTGGTGGGTAACCTCGTCTTCGGATACCTGATCGACCTGGCCTGCGTCGTGCCGGTCGCCCTGTTCGCCGCCTTCCTCTTCGCCTGCGGCTTCCTATCCATCTTCCTGCCCAAAACTGGCAAGGACACCCTTGACTAG
- the LOC100123983 gene encoding E3 ubiquitin-protein ligase RING1: MASTEQVGLNKTWELSLYELHRTPQDAITDNTEIAVSPRSLHSELMCPICLDMLKKTMTTKECLHRFCSDCIITALRSGNKECPTCRKKLVSKRSLRPDPNFDLLISKIYPSRDEYEAHQERVLAKLNNSHSQAALVNSITEGIKLQSQNRPQRSRKNANEPENTNNTASYNNTPNVSAPTTPNPAVIAANQSDSSQGAIGQSSNGGSRENHSTTSNGVPQPSISPAVSGTTSRNSTTPSPVPSNPKPAKRQKSLQNSENDSSSAEAETGGNDSMVDTEGEGSSEPLMLNEIELVFKPHPTEMAGDNSLIKALKENSIRYIKTTANATVDHLSKYLAMRLTLDLDTELLSESDRLLNFCIYIAPTTGQLVVLSGSQTLRQVKDKFWRVNRPLEMYYSWKKT; encoded by the exons ATGGCGTCGACGGAGCAGGTCGGCCTCAACAAGACCTGGGAACTGTCCCTGTACGAGCTACACCGGACGCCCCAGGATGCCATCACCGACAACACCGAGATTGCGGTCAGTCCCCGGAGTCTGCACTCCGAGCTCATGTGTCCTATCTGTCTGGATATGCTCAAGAAGACCATGACCACCAAGGAGTGCCTGCACCGCTTCTGCTCGGACTGTATCATTACCGCCCTCAGGAGCGGCAACAAG GAATGCCCAACGTGCAGAAAGAAGCTTGTGTCAAAACGTTCTCTCAGGCCGGATCCAAATTTTGACCTGTTAATTTCCAAAATCTATCCGAGCAGAGATGAATACGAAGCACATCAGGAGCGTGTCTTGGCTAAGCTTAATAATTCACACTCGCAAGCAGCTCTTGTCAACTCCATCACAGAGGGAATCAAGCTGCAAAGTCAGAACAGGCCACAGCGTTCCAGAAAGAATGCCAACGAGCCCGAAAATACCAACAACACAGCATCCTATAATAATACACCCAATGTGAGTGCACCGACCACGCCAAATCCTGCTGTGATAGCAGCCAACCAGAGCGACTCCTCTCAAGGTGCAATCGGTCAGTCAAGCAATGGAGGAAGCCGGGAAAACCACTCTACGACTTCTAATGGTGTACCTCAGCCTTCAATCAGTCCTGCAGTGTCTG GTACAACCTCCAGAAACTCAACAACGCCTTCCCCAGTACCGTCAAATCCAAAACCAgcaaaaagacaaaaaagccTACAGAATTCAGAGAATGATTCCTCTAGTGCGGAAGCTGAAACTGGTGGCAATGATTCCATGGTCGATACTGAGGGGGAAGGATCTAGTGAACCTCTGATGCTGAATGAAATAGAATTAGTGTTTAAACCACATCCCACAGAAATGGCAGGTGATAATTCTCTCATTAAGGCGCTAAAGGAAAACAGCATTAGATATATCAAAACAACAGCGAATGCTACAG TGGACCATTTGAGTAAATATCTGGCGATGAGACTGACATTGGACTTAGATACGGAGCTTCTCTCAGAATCCGACAGATTACTGAACTTTTGTATTTACATTGCACCAACCACGGGACAGTTAGTGGTTCTAAGCGGCTCGCAGACGCTTCGCCAGGTGAAAGACAAATTTTGGCGAGTTAATCGACCATTAGAAATGTACTACTCATGGAAGAAAACCTAG